The proteins below come from a single Malus sylvestris chromosome 3, drMalSylv7.2, whole genome shotgun sequence genomic window:
- the LOC126616816 gene encoding tropinone reductase homolog At1g07440-like isoform X2, which yields MNSRGRRWSLEGMTALVTGGTKGIGYAIVEELAGLGAIVHTCARTEVDLNDCLSQWEKKGFQVTGSVCDVVSKTQREELINKVSSLFDGKLNILINNVGANRPKATLEYTAEDYSFLMSTNLESAYHLCQLSHPLLKASGSANIVLLSSIAGVVSLNIGTIYSATKGAINQLARNLACEWAKDNIRTNSVAPWFIATPLGDMFLGNEKALEMINSRCPLGRPGEPEEVSSLVAFLCLPAASYITGQTLLVDGGVSVNGVLFQGV from the exons atgaacaGCAGAGGTAGAAGATGGTCGCTAGAGGGAATGACAGCTCTTGTCACTGGTGGAACCAAAGGAATTGG GTATGCTATAGTGGAGGAATTGGCCGGGCTAGGTGCAATTGTGCATACTTGTGCCCGAACTGAAGTTGACCTCAATGACTGCCTGAGTCAATGGGAGAAGAAGGGTTTTCAAGTTACTGGTTCAGTCTGTGATGTGGTGTCCAAAACCCAAAGAGAGGAACTTATAAACAAGGTCTCATCACTCTTTGATGGGAAACTTAACATCCTT ATAAACAATGTGGGGGCTAACAGACCAAAAGCAACACTAGAGTACACAGCTGAAGATTACTCATTCTTAATGAGCACCAATCTTGAATCTGCCTACCATTTGTGCCAACTTTCACATCCTCTGCTCAAAGCTTCAGGATCCGCTAACATCGTTTTGTTGTCCTCCATTGCTGGTGTGGTCTCACTAAATATTGGAACTATATATTCTGCAACTAAAG GTGCAATAAATCAATTAGCAAGAAACTTGgcatgtgagtgggcaaaagaTAACATAAGGACTAACAGTGTTGCACCTTGGTTCATTGCCACTCCCCTCGGTGATATG TTTCTCGGAAATGAAAAGGCATTGGAGATGATAAACTCTCGGTGCCCTTTAGGACGTCCTGGGGAGCCAGAGGAGGTGTCTTCGCTGGTAGCATTTCTATGCCTACCTGCAGCTTCTTACATTACTGGGCAAACTCTTCTTGTCGACGGCGGGGTGAGTGTCAATGGCGTGCTCTTCCAAGGAGTATGA